Part of the Mytilus trossulus isolate FHL-02 chromosome 2, PNRI_Mtr1.1.1.hap1, whole genome shotgun sequence genome is shown below.
CTTTTCTGTGAATATCTACTAGACATTATATGGCAAATTCAGTGTTTCAACACATAATTATCACACAGCCTAATCGTTATACAAAGTTCTGTCTGTATGTCCAATAATAATCTCTTGtattgtgataaaatttcacCCAAGACTATACCCTGTTAAACTGCTCCTGAATATCAAGAAATTGGTTTAGTCAATTTATCCAGAGATATCAATAGACTGAAAGGTTGAGTATAATGTGCATATAATTATTGcccaaaaaaaatgcaataattcatcattttaatgatatattgaTATAGTGTAAACACCAACCAATTTTTTCTGGAAGACTACATATAGAAATTTAGATTTCTTCCTGGTTTTTTTAAGTTGTTGGGTTGATGTCCCATTAACATATACCCtcacatcaaacaaataaatttctAAACCACAGCTTGTCCCTAAGGCATAAATTGAGGGTGAAAGTAATTCTAAATGTTATGGATCAATgtaaatttatgaaaacttaTTTTGGTTGCATTTTGAACTTTCTTCATGTTTTCAGATTGTTAACAAGTTAAGGGACGAACAACTAGATTATATATGATTTTCTAACCTTGACCTTGGACGTTTAGGTATCCCAGGATCTAAATCTTCTGTTTCTGTATCTGAATCTTCTTCAGGCGGTGGTTCAGCTTGTTTTGTAGAGGCTAGAAATTTCTCCAGATTTCCCGTAAAAACATTGTTCTGAGGAGGTAGAGCACTATTAGATAAATCAGGTCCTCCTGACAAGAAATTAGAATCGGCAGAGAAAAGTTTCTCTGTTTTCCCAGAATTAGGAGAACAGTTACTAGAATTATCAACAACATTTATTAAATGATCTTCACTATTTCTGTCCCGCCATTCTGCATCGTCCTGAGACGGAGACTCTGTAGGACTAACAGCAGAAGAATCTGTCCCAATACCACTACTTGTATTAGACAAGGGTGGAGTAGTAATTGGCTGTCTTGCTTTCTCATTGTTAATGGCACTAGGCGATGGAAAATTAGATAAAAATGGACGAACTGTTTGTGTATTATATTCTGAACCTTTTGCCTCAGCTTTGTTTTGTTTAGGCTGCAAATAAAGAATACATTAAATGATTACCAGCATTGTTACTTTCATGATTGATTCAATCTTTCTATGTATTaacattttttgcaaaaattacATCAGATCAGTCAGTTATATCCTGCCTTTTGAAATTGTCCAGTGTCCACTATATCAGATATAAAGCTATAAAAAAAcgtaacaataaaattgagaatggaaatgggaaatgtgtcaaagagacaacaacccgaccaaataaaaaaacaacagcagaaggtcaccaacaggtcttcaatgtaacaagaaattcccgcaccgggaggcgtccttcagctggcccctaaactaatatatactagtccagtgataatgaacgccatactaatttacaaattgtacacaagaaactaaaattaaaataatacaagactaacaaaggccagtgGCTCCCGACtagggacaggcgcaaaaatgcggcggggttaaacatgtttgtgagatctcaaccctcccccaaTACCTtgaaccaatgtagaaaagtaaacgcataacaatacgcacattaaaattcagtttaagagaagtctgagtctgatgtcagaagatgtaaccaaagaaaataaacaaaatgacaataatacataaataacaacagactactagcagttaactgacatgccagctccagacttcaattaaactgactgaaagattatgatttcatcatatgaacatcaggcacaatccttcccgttagggttaagtatcataccatcataacatatatgagaagaacataacccatgtcatgccaacaacagtttttagaataaatgtgtttagttccgatgttGCTTCATGTTTTTGAAAACTGCTGCTTCATGTTTTTCTAACAAAATTTGAAGATTATTGTCTTGTGTAAATCTAACTCATATCCATTTTCCCCAACAAAAAATGCCAAATCTTTTTACATGTACTTAGTCAAAATCTGATATATTTCACTTTAAAACTTTGGTTTGTAGTGCATTTTTcagtaaaagttttatttagatTCATTTaccaaatgaaaaagaaattaaggTAATCTGATTATTTGTTTTCTCCTACTGGTTCAACAACTGCCTCAGCATTAGTTTATTTGCACATGAAAATCATTTGTCAGAGCAccttaaataacattttacctTCATTTTATCAAAGTTGCTTGGGAAAGTTTTCTCTGGTGTTGAGTCAGGGGTGGCATTATCTGCTGGTATTGGCTTAAATGGAGGAATGATCTTTATATTGGcatcttttttctaaaaattaaacaagacatttttaatgttcatgtttttgcattttactaaaatgaaaacaagaGTAAGTAACATCTCTAGATTTGTATCATTTATGTAATATACACTCACTGACATCCATTAATCTTTTTTCAATAAAGTGTTTATATGTTCAAGATAAGTGTGTCAGTACAACATGAATGCTCTGCCTGCTAGCCTTATCATGAAAAGTTGgtcaacataaaaaagaaagattttggTTTAATTGCTAGATCAGACAATTATGAAAATGATGTGGATGCTTTTATCTACAGGTCACTGTGTAGCCTTATACAATAAGCAAAGTGTATACCATTTAGACTGATATAAAAGGCCAAGACAAGCAGCATAAAAAGTTTGAAGTCAGGGTTAATTATTCATCAATGTGCCGAAAATTAGTCAAATTTTTCCAGCATGACAAAAAggacaattttcatgaaatgttCAAAACATTTCTGGGAAAATTCAGTCAGTAACAATGCAAATCCAACTTTTTATAGAATTCTAATCATTATTTTGCAACTAAGTGGGACAACCTTAAGACACATTAAGACCTTTTTCCAATAGTTGGACAATGATTAATATGGTTGAGAGTAATTCTGACAAATATTTccattaaatatgtttatcatgTGGCATATTATACaactgatacatgtatgttgtttaaatgtaatataaaaatttaaatcaattgaaaaaccATAAACACACATAAATTTTAAGTCTAAATTTAGTGGGTCGTATAACGCATCAAATAAGGACTAATTTACAGTATGACCCACACTATAGTGtggaaataatataatatactaTTTACATATAAGTTAACTTActaattttttgtaatgataATCACAATAACCACAGTATTTGACATTGTCACCATAGTTACCAGCTTCCTCACACAATAAACCTTGGGCCTGGGCActgtaaaataatatcaaaaacattaacaataaaCCTTGGGGTGGGCactgttaaataaaatgtatcaaaaacataaacaataaaccTTGGGCCTGGgcactgtaaaataaaatatatcaaaacattaacAAACATTTCCTTCaccaaattttcattttcatattggatgtttaagatttttttcttttaaacattgaattttgtgattttttacatattttcctttgaaacccaaaattacaagttcatcacaagatttgaattttctaaaagcctttacaatacaaacaataactATTTTCAAACCAgagaattaatttataaaatattttatcctTTAATAAGATACTGACAGCATGCTAAACAGTGCATGTATCTGTCAATAGTCAGGCTATGCATTTATCGTAATCTTCAATGGGTTAATTCCTAactccttatttttatttagataggTACAAACCAAGTAACGTGGAAATATTGTTTGCATCCATTTTTATTACACTGCATACAAGCTCCAGTAGATGCTTTGCTTGCTCTGTCCTTCTCTTCACATACATAGCAAATcttaaatatcaatataaagtaaatatttttctacATGCTCAGATTCTACTTATATTCATACCTACATTTGTAATTATCAATTAGTCAGATATCgttcatgtttatttattctaTGTATAAATTGTACGAGATCCATCAAGGCTTAGCAACAATTGTAGTGTTacttcagtttgacagctttcGAGTGTGTGTCATTGTCAGGAAAAAGTTTTCAGTATCAAATTGATACACATGACTGTATTCCACAGCAATGTCATGAATGTAACCTGCTTTAAAATGGTTGGTCTTGaatacataattattttcatcaattttaataattttaatttattgataaatagcTTTTAGTAACTGTCAGTACTGTTAGATTTGtactttgtgtttttgttagttgttttgttttgtataataatCTGATGAATCAAACTACTTTTAATGCTTCAGCTTCAGTGGATAATTGTCAATCCTACCAGCACTCATTTTATATTAGTGACAGATTTTACGTACAGGTAAGACAGTGACACTACTtgtacttggtcatgttttatgaatattcaAAGCCATGACAACTTCATCAGATAAGTAGGGTTTGTAGACAATACATGGTATATCTACATGATCAGAGGTGCCTATTTGCTTACCCACCTACACCAGAATATACCAGTACGCTTGTATAGTGTGATGTAATCCATTTAAACATAATCAATCATAATGTTCTACCTTGTTAAACCTTTCTTGAGGCAGATTTTTTAGAACTATTGGTTCCATTGTTTGAACATTAGCAAACCATGCTTCTGGTATGAACAGAGCACATACAACATGACACCATcctgaaatatgaaaatcaaaataaagcaTCTACTTATAACAATATCTTACTTAGCAAAAATACTGTTGAGAGAgtaatcaatttcaaatatgtttagtTTTATGTCTTTTAATGGAGACCAATAATTCATGCATTGTGTAATCATGGCATCTAGCTTACTCTCATTTTTCTGTAACTTTTTCTTTACAGAAAAAAgactttaaattcatttatagcCTTTTTCTGTATAAACAAtaaaggaaagtatgctagatacacttactggaatTGTGAATGTATAAATCAATTGAAGCTTTAAATTTTCTCTTGAACATTGAACAGATATGTATGTTTCTGCAATTAAGTGTATCGACAcgtagtaggtattc
Proteins encoded:
- the LOC134706392 gene encoding protein AF-10-like isoform X5, producing MPISMKEMVGGCCVCSDERGWAENPLVYCDGQGCNVAVHQACYGIVQVPTGPWFCRKCESQERAARVKCELCQQKDGALKRTDSGGWCHVVCALFIPEAWFANVQTMEPIVLKNLPQERFNKICYVCEEKDRASKASTGACMQCNKNGCKQYFHVTCAQAQGLLCEEAGNYGDNVKYCGYCDYHYKKLKKDANIKIIPPFKPIPADNATPDSTPEKTFPSNFDKMKPKQNKAEAKGSEYNTQTVRPFLSNFPSPSAINNEKARQPITTPPLSNTSSGIGTDSSAVSPTESPSQDDAEWRDRNSEDHLINVVDNSSNCSPNSGKTEKLFSADSNFLSGGPDLSNSALPPQNNVFTGNLEKFLASTKQAEPPPEEDSDTETEDLDPGIPKRPRSSFSVFGGSPVFPTLGTSGSLQLPSFVKTAPSSNLNLTCPPKVFPSVASSTSTEVNQTSEFPATMEQLLERQWEQGSQFLMQQGQHFDIASLLNCLHQLKNENHRLEDHVKSLTARRDHLLAVNARLSVPFSANTTEQGPAKTKEEVVLPSASTVSSTTMLSSTSTTGTTLPSSSSNLISFKPHQTASKTTDSSHNISGQNKMDDT